GGGGCTAGGAATTTCGGCATTCGCGCCGTCCTACGACCCGCTTGACGGCAATCACGCGCATTACACGCTCGACCTGTCGCATTCGGCGACCGCGGGCACCGACGCCATCGACATGGCCGAGCGAATGGGTGAGGGCTTGGTGCACCTGCACTTATGCGACGGCACCGGACTGCCCGCAGACGAGCACCTCCCGCCGGGTCGCGGCAGCCAACCGGTCGTCGAGGTATGCCAAATGCTGGCTACCGGTGACTTCGCCGGCCACGTAGTGCTGGAGGTATCCACTTCCTCGGCGCGTTCAGTCCATGAGCGCGAAGCCATGCTGGCCGAGTCGCTGCAATTCGCTCGTACGCACCTATTGCGTTGACAGACAAGGGAACTCCAACCTCACATGACCGCGCTATTCACCGAGGCGATGGAGCTTCGCGAAATCGAGTCCGACGGCGTCCACACCGTCTACGAGGGCGAGCTGAACAAGATCTGGACCATCGGGCCCAAGGTGCATGGTGGAGTCATGGTTGCGTTGTGCGCCAACGCCGCTCGCTCAGCACACGGCGGACCCGTTGAGCCGGTCGCGGTCTCGGCCAGCTTTTTGTCGGCACCCGACCCTGGTCCGATGCGGCTGACGACGTCGATGCGCAAACGCGGCCGCCGGATCAGCGTGGTCGACGTCGAATTGATCCAGGGCGAGCGCGCCGCCGTGCACGCGGTGGTCACGCTGGGGGAGCCGGAGCACCTGGCGCCGCCCCTGCTGTCGGCCAATCCGGTGGCAGGTCTGATGGACCCCGAGCCGCCCGCGGACATCGCGGCGGTCGAACCGGGCCATCGGTTGCGCGGGCTGGTCAACCTGGCCGAGGGTTGCGAGATCCGCACGCGCGAGTCGACGCTCGACATCTCGGCAGACGGCCGTCCGCCGGTAATCCAGAACTGGGTTCGCCCGCGCGACGCGGCGCCCGACGTGCTGTTCGCATTGATGTGCGGTGACATCTCGGCGCCGGTGAGCTTTGCCGTCGACCGCACCGGCTGGGCGCCCACCGTGCAGCTGACCGCCTACCTGCGGGGTCTGCCGGCCGACGGTTGGCTGCGGGTGGTGTGCACGTGTGTGCAGATCGGCCAGGATTGGTTCGACGAAGACCACACCGTCGTCGACTCGACGGGCCGCATCATCGTGCAGAGCCGTCAGCTGGCCATGGTGCCCGCCCCCTGACCCTCGAGGCCGCGGTCCGCTATTTCAAAATTGCTCGTCCCTGAATACAGCACACGGAGGCTTGCAAAGGGCTCGCGTGTGCGAAGATGCGGCATGGCCGACTGCGGATCGAACGGGTGGAGCATAATAACGTCGGCGCAAGCGAATTCAAATGTTGCGGGTATATTGGCTGGCTTCCTATTTTTTGGGCTCGTTTACCTTCTGGGTAGAAGCGAAAAGCGTGAAGAAGTGGTGCTGCTTTTTACAGCTAGCTTTATTGTATTGGCATTCGCCAGCTTTTTGTTCAGCCGCCTCTCCGGTTTTTCGGTGCAATCGACTCTTGATCCGCGCGCCACCGCAGATGCCTGTAAAGCGGCGTGGATGGCGGGGATGATCGCTATCGCGATGCTGGTGGTCGGTGCCGCAACGATGGTGGTGGGCCTGGGCTACGTGTTGGTGGCCTACAACGCCGAATCCGAGCGGCGTTACTTACAGCGGCTGGCCACGGCGACAGCGGTGGGCGTTCTGGCCGGCACCATTTTCATGCTTTACACTTCGACGAATTTCTATGAGGTACTCCTGGACAGTCCAGACAAATTGCTCACCTGGACATTCATTGTGGTGGCAATTCTGATGGCTTTATTGATCGCTGTCATTACCTACACGTCATCTCGGGGCTCCAGCCGGCGGGAGCGTCGGGATAAGTACATTGAGTGGTCGGTGTATGTCATAGGCGGCTTTGGAATTTCTGGAGCGGCTTTGACCGGCATCACTGCTCGAATCGACCCGTCCTATGCAGTTTCCTGGTTGGTCATCGCCGTCTCGGCTGGCTTCCCGGGGGTCATTGTGATCATGCTCGCCGGAGGCATCGTTGACGGAAGGGACGAGAAGGCCCGGGCGAAGGAGAAAGCGTCGCCCGGCTCGATGGGTGGTCTGCAGCGCCCGTAGAGGTGCGCGTGCGCCGCGCTTGCGATCGCCTTGATGCTCAAACGTCACATCCGTCTGCCATGCTGAACGACATGGCCAGAATCGCGCTCGTCGGCGGGGGAAGCATGGGCGAGGCCCTGCTGTCGGGCTTGCTGCGCGCCGGACGGCAGGTCAAAGACCTGGTGGTCGCCGAGAAGTCACCCGACCGCGCCCGCTACCTGGCTGAGACCTACGGCGTCCTGGTGACCTCGCTGCCCGACGCGGTGGAGAACGCCACGTTCGTCATCATCGCCGTCAAGCCCTCGGACGTCACGTCGGTAATCGGCGAGATCGGAAAGGTGGCCGCGGACGCCGCGCATGACAGCCCGGATCAGGTGTTCATCACCGTCGCGGCCGGGGTGACGACGGCGTATCTGGAATCCAAGCTGCTTGCCGGTACTCCGGTCGT
This genomic stretch from Mycobacterium paraterrae harbors:
- a CDS encoding thioesterase family protein gives rise to the protein MTALFTEAMELREIESDGVHTVYEGELNKIWTIGPKVHGGVMVALCANAARSAHGGPVEPVAVSASFLSAPDPGPMRLTTSMRKRGRRISVVDVELIQGERAAVHAVVTLGEPEHLAPPLLSANPVAGLMDPEPPADIAAVEPGHRLRGLVNLAEGCEIRTRESTLDISADGRPPVIQNWVRPRDAAPDVLFALMCGDISAPVSFAVDRTGWAPTVQLTAYLRGLPADGWLRVVCTCVQIGQDWFDEDHTVVDSTGRIIVQSRQLAMVPAP